The following coding sequences are from one Negativicoccus succinicivorans window:
- the rpsI gene encoding 30S ribosomal protein S9: MAVAQYYGTGRRKKSVARVRLVPGQGRIMINNREMSEYFGLKTLELIVKQPLELTNTTDQYDVLVNVHGGGTTGQAGAIRHGISRALLEVDADFRKALKKEGFLTRDPRMKERKKYGLKKARKASQFSKR; encoded by the coding sequence ATGGCAGTAGCACAATACTACGGCACAGGTCGTAGAAAGAAATCCGTTGCCCGCGTTCGTCTTGTTCCGGGCCAAGGCAGAATCATGATCAACAATCGTGAGATGTCGGAATACTTCGGTTTGAAGACACTCGAGCTGATCGTTAAACAACCGCTCGAACTGACCAACACCACCGACCAGTATGATGTTTTGGTCAATGTTCACGGCGGCGGCACGACCGGTCAAGCCGGCGCGATTCGTCACGGTATCAGCCGCGCGCTCCTGGAAGTCGACGCCGATTTCCGCAAAGCGCTCAAAAAAGAAGGTTTCCTGACTCGTGACCCGCGTATGAAAGAACGTAAAAAATACGGTCTTAAAAAAGCGCGTAAAGCAAGCCAGTTCTCGAAACGTTAA
- a CDS encoding gamma carbonic anhydrase family protein, whose product MYTYDGDAFQGVSPALHENVYVAKGAQIVGDVRADEWSSFWYNAVARGDVDYISVGKYSNVQDLVCLHVAKGYPCIIGDYVTIGHSAVVHGATVEDHVWIGMGAKILTGAHVGRGSIIAAGALVLENQEIPPNSLVVGVPGRVVRTHDQWDNIHSQAIKYKDEWTVQYNLYPDAPGEKHHGETII is encoded by the coding sequence ATGTATACCTATGATGGAGATGCGTTCCAGGGCGTTTCGCCCGCCTTGCATGAAAACGTCTATGTCGCGAAAGGCGCTCAAATCGTCGGCGATGTTCGCGCCGATGAATGGAGCAGCTTCTGGTACAACGCGGTAGCCCGCGGTGATGTCGATTACATTTCCGTCGGCAAATATTCCAATGTACAGGATCTCGTCTGCCTGCATGTGGCGAAAGGTTACCCCTGCATCATCGGTGATTATGTTACTATCGGCCACAGCGCGGTCGTTCACGGCGCCACGGTCGAAGACCATGTGTGGATCGGCATGGGCGCTAAAATTTTAACCGGCGCGCATGTCGGCCGCGGTTCGATTATCGCCGCCGGCGCGCTGGTTCTGGAGAACCAAGAGATTCCGCCGAATTCACTCGTCGTCGGTGTGCCGGGGCGCGTGGTGCGCACGCATGACCAATGGGACAACATTCACAGCCAGGCGATCAAGTACAAAGACGAGTGGACGGTCCAATACAATCTGTATCCGGACGCGCCGGGTGAAAAACATCACGGCGAAACGATCATCTGA
- a CDS encoding NAD(P)H-dependent flavin oxidoreductase — translation MKTKLTELLGIRYPIIQGAMAWISESTLVSAVANAGATGVIATGGRSSEWIHEQIRKTKELTGHPFGVNLMLQAPNKDEVLEIICEEKVAFATIGAGNPVPYFEPLHRAGVKAIPVVPNVKLAKRVQEKGADALVIEGFEAGGHDGMQTTMALMTNVIPEIDIPIIVAGSIVDGRGMAAALLMGADGVQMGSRFLLAEECKVHQNSKDAIIAATDTDSVITGFTRNNNVRGLRSAFTDEYLRLEREGAADEVLTALSRGTNRLAAVDGDMVNGVVQVGQGLNRLTKIQPAKEIVDEIIHEMTECLQNAPQLLK, via the coding sequence ATGAAAACGAAACTGACCGAGCTGCTCGGTATCCGATACCCGATTATTCAGGGTGCCATGGCCTGGATCTCCGAATCGACTCTGGTAAGCGCTGTTGCGAATGCCGGCGCCACCGGCGTGATTGCGACCGGCGGTCGTTCGTCGGAATGGATTCACGAACAGATTCGTAAAACGAAGGAATTAACCGGTCATCCCTTCGGCGTGAATTTGATGTTGCAGGCGCCGAATAAAGATGAAGTGCTCGAAATTATTTGCGAAGAAAAAGTTGCTTTCGCGACCATCGGCGCGGGCAATCCGGTGCCTTACTTTGAACCGTTGCATCGTGCCGGCGTTAAAGCGATCCCGGTCGTGCCGAACGTCAAACTCGCTAAACGCGTGCAGGAAAAAGGCGCCGACGCTTTGGTCATCGAAGGCTTTGAAGCAGGCGGTCACGACGGCATGCAAACGACGATGGCGCTCATGACAAATGTCATTCCGGAAATCGATATTCCGATCATCGTCGCCGGCTCCATTGTCGACGGTCGCGGTATGGCGGCGGCTCTCCTGATGGGCGCCGACGGCGTGCAGATGGGTTCGCGCTTCCTCTTAGCCGAAGAGTGCAAAGTCCATCAAAATTCGAAAGACGCCATCATCGCCGCCACCGATACGGATTCCGTCATCACCGGTTTTACGCGCAACAACAATGTCCGCGGTTTACGCAGCGCATTCACGGACGAATACTTGCGTCTCGAGCGCGAAGGCGCCGCCGATGAGGTTCTCACCGCTCTTTCACGCGGCACGAATCGTCTCGCCGCGGTCGACGGCGACATGGTAAACGGTGTGGTGCAAGTCGGCCAGGGCTTGAACCGTTTGACCAAGATCCAACCGGCGAAAGAAATCGTAGATGAAATTATTCATGAAATGACGGAATGTTTGCAGAACGCCCCGCAATTACTGAAATAA
- a CDS encoding GNAT family N-acetyltransferase has protein sequence MITVNATLPAEARKLREDVFIHEQGFQNEFDETDQCARHVICRENDRAVGTCRFFPAEEAGTYYIGRMAVAKDHRHQQLGTLILEAAENAIKKLGGTKIMLSAQVRAQNFYLRNGYTGDLEEVHMDEGEPHRWLYKEI, from the coding sequence ATGATTACTGTCAATGCCACATTGCCTGCCGAAGCACGTAAGCTGCGGGAGGATGTTTTTATTCATGAGCAGGGCTTTCAGAACGAGTTCGATGAAACCGACCAATGCGCCCGCCATGTGATCTGTCGGGAAAATGATCGCGCGGTGGGCACCTGTCGTTTTTTTCCGGCGGAAGAGGCCGGCACCTACTACATCGGTCGGATGGCCGTCGCCAAAGACCATCGCCATCAACAGTTAGGCACCCTGATTTTGGAAGCTGCGGAGAACGCTATCAAAAAACTGGGCGGCACAAAAATCATGCTTTCCGCGCAAGTGCGCGCCCAAAACTTTTATTTGCGCAACGGTTATACCGGCGATCTCGAAGAAGTTCATATGGACGAAGGGGAGCCGCATCGTTGGCTGTATAAAGAGATATGA